A stretch of Mesoplodon densirostris isolate mMesDen1 chromosome 7, mMesDen1 primary haplotype, whole genome shotgun sequence DNA encodes these proteins:
- the FGF4 gene encoding fibroblast growth factor 4, giving the protein MAGPGAAAAALLAAVLLAVLAPWAGRGGAAAPTAPNGTLEAELERRWESLVARSLARLPVAAQPKEAAVQSGAGDYLLGIKRLRRLYCNVGIGFHLQVLPDGRIGGVHADTSDSLLELSPVERGVVSIFGVAGRFFVAMSSRGKLYGSPFFTDECKFKEILLPNNYNAYECYRYPGMFIALSKNGKTKKGNRVSPTMKVTHFLPRL; this is encoded by the exons ATGGCGGGGCCCGGGGCGGCCGCGGCAGCGCTGCTCGCGGCGGTGCTGCTGGCCGTGCTGGCGCCCTGGGCCGGCCGAGGGGGCGCCGCCGCGCCCACCGCACCCAACGGCACGCTGGAGGCCGAGCTGGAGCGTCGCTGGGAGAGCCTGGTGGCACGCTCGCTGGCGCGCCTGCCGGTGGCCGCGCAGCCCAAGGAGGCTGCCGTCCAGAGCGGCGCCGGGGACTACCTGCTGGGCATCAAGAGGCTGCGGAGGCTCTACTGCAACGTGGGCATCGGCTTCCACCTCCAGGTGCTCCCAGACGGCCGCATCGGCGGCGTGCACGCGGACACGAGTGACA GCCTGCTGGAGCTCTCGCCCGTGGAGCGGGGAGTGGTGAGCATCTTCGGCGTGGCCGGCCGCTTCTTCGTGGCCATGAGCAGCAGAGGCAAGCTCTACGGCTCG CCTTTCTTCACCGATGAGTGCAAGTTCAAGGAGATACTCCTCCCCAACAACTACAACGCCTACGAGTGCTACAGGTACCCCGGCATGTTCATCGCCCTGAGTAAGAACGGGAAGACCAAGAAGGGGAACCGGGTGTCACCCACCATGAAGGTCACCCATTTCCTCCCCAGGCTGTGA